CATGGTTCAGGACAGCAGCAACACATCCTGCAAGGCCGTCTGTAAGAAATACAACGAGAAATGTATTAGCCGTATTATATTATCAACAAACAGGCAGGAATAATACCGACACACTATTTCAATTGACAATCGAAAATACCAGTAATGCAATTGGTTTGTCTGTGAGATTCAGAAGCACACAAAGGTGGCATGCAATTAGTTTGGGGCTTTCAGTTGACACTCGAAGCTACCAGTAATCCAACTTCCGTTCAAAGTTGGGGCAAGATCACACTGACAAACAAATACACAGCACAGAATTCAGATCCGATAGCCAACTTTTcattgctgatggtaacaagatGGTTACATCAGACACAGAACAGGAACATAACACAGCCACGATGGCACGAACAGAGGAATCCTACTACCACAACGCCAGATTTCCACCACGCAACACAGATTCAGAAGCTAACACCTCTACACCTCCAACCAAGCTCGAAGCGCTCTAGGCCCTCTCGCCACGGATGCGGCGGGCGAGCtggatgtccttgggcatgatgGTGACGCGCTTGGCGTGGATGGCGCAGAGGTTGGTGTCCTCAAAGAGCCCGACGAGGTAGGCCTCGGCCGCCTCCTGCAGCGCGGAGACGGCGGAGCTCTGGAAGCGGAGGTCGGTCTTGAAGTCCTGCGCGATCTCCCGCACCAGGCGCTGGAAGGGGAGCTTGCGGATCAGCAGCTCCGTGCTCTTCTGGTACTTGCGGATCTCGCGGAGCGCGACGGTGCCGGGGCGGAAGCGGTGGGGCTTCTTCACGCCGCCGGTGGCCGGCGCGGACTTGCGCGCCGCCTTGGTCGCCAGCTGCTTCCGCGGCGCCTTGCCGCCGGTGGACTTCCTCGCCGTCTGCTTCGTGCGGGCCATCGGGACGAGAggctggggtggggtgggggagtgcGAGCTCTTGGGGGATCTGGGAATGGAGGATGGGATTGGAGTGAggagaaggacgggggagcgggaGGATTTAATAGGCGGCGGGCGGGCGCGAGGCTGCGGAAATTTTGGGTTTCGGGGGCGGGTGGGTGATTGTTTTCGGAGGGAAGGTGGGTTTGGAGCGTTGGATTTGGTAGGAGTGGACGGTGGTGATGTGGCCTCGGGTGAGGCACGCGGATCGTGGGGGGCGATCCGCGGCGTTGTGGTTCCTGCGCCCTGATTGGTTGCGGTTCCCAGTGGGCTGTGACCGTGTGGCCCTCTGCTTGGGCCTTAGCGTGCCAGGGATCGAGACATGCGTTCTTCTCCTTAGCAATTTTAAGCTTGTCACTGCAGGGCGTTGATGTGTTTCCTTCTTTTAAAAATGAACCTTTTtttaatactcccttcgtcccaaaattcttgtcttaaatttgtctagatatggatatatctaatactaaaacatgacttgatacatccgtatttagacaaatttaagacaagaaatttgggacggaTGGACTAGTTCGGATTGCTTATCACACATGTCACATGGTAAAAAAATGAACCTTTTTAACCAAGAAGATGCCATTTCTTCTATTCCCCAAACAATGCGGCTAGTGTTTTCATTGTAGCAGCAGCAAGAACTTCAGGGTTGAGTTGCCCTGGAGGATTGACGATGCCGTGTGCCATCACCTGAGGGGAGGTGACATGTACCGCTTCAAGCGATACCAACACTTGTGTCGCTCGGGTAGGCAACCGCGCAACTGTGCATAGGCCAACGGGCCAGTAGCGAGCATTGCTCAAGTCTGTCGCGACAGATATTTTTTTTTTAACCGTGTTCTGAGAAAAAAATCACAACATCAAATCAAATTAACGAATATGAAAAAAATGCGAGTTTTAAAAGCTCATGAAATTGAATACAttcttgaattcaaaaaatgttcattaaatacaaaaatgtttagggatttgaaaattgttcatggaatacaaaaaatgttcacgacTTCGAAAAATGTTTATGAATTCGATAAATGTTCACGAGCTTCAAAATGTTTGCGGATTTGAATAATGCTCATGAatacaaaaacaacaaaaaatttaaaaaatgtgaaTTTGAATAATACtcatcgattcaaaaaatgtttgaaattaaaaatcatgaaattttaaaatgttttgtgaattcaaaaataataatttttaTTTTAAAAACGTTTTGCGGATTTGATGAaagttcacatattcaaaaaatggaTACAAATTTAAAAATGTTCGTGAAATTAAAAGTATATTCACGGACTTCAAAAATATGTGAatttgaaagaaaaaaagagatAAAAACAAACAAGGCAAACAAAATGATAGAAGAACAACATAAAAAATAAAGCGGCCTGGAAGCTTCCCAAAACTGAGTGGGAAGCTCTTAGAAACTTAGCAAAACCACACGAGGGAAACGCTTTCTAACCCTTGATCGGTCGGCCCACGCCCGAGATCGCGTGGGCGATTGCAGCGTTAGGTGTCACACTGGCACGAGCGGAGCTACGATAATGCGATGCATACCCAATATTTTTTGCAATTTTTCCCCTAATAATTTTTACAAATAAAGCCGGCCTCCGCGGGCATCGCACGTCAATCAGCGCCAGGGGACCAACTAACCACGTGGTACGCGCCGGTCCCACAGGTCTACACCAGGCAGGCCACGCGTTCCACTGCAACCATGCCACGCAGGCCCGACGTGGGATCCGATCTTGATCCGGCCAGTTCGCCCAGATCTTCTGTGGCATTTCCGTCGTCTCCATCAGTTTCTCCAGCCACAGACGATCCGGCGGGCACGAGTGGGACTGTTCTCTCATGATCGGTTGTAGCTTCTGCACAACACGACGCAGCAGCTCTTGGATCTTCTGTGCACGTGCCTACACCGCCCCCCTCCAAGCCGGAATTATTCAATAAGTAAACTATAAAACTAAATATGGTTTAGTTGTTTCAGCTATTCCACAGGACAACCACGCTCTATTCATGAGGCCCTTGCTGATCCGAAGCGGAAGAAGGCTATGGATGAAGAGTTTCATGCTCTTCAgaaaaaagacatgtggcatctagTTCCTTCACACCCAGGTAAAAATgtgattgattgcaagtgggtgttTAGAATCAAACGAAGGTAAGATGGTACAATAGATCATTATAAAGCTAGACTTCTTGCAAAGGGGTACAAGCATAGGTATAAACTAGATTATGAGTATACTTTTAGTCATGTTGTTAAAACTGCTGCTATTCGTCTTGTTCTATCTATTATTGTCTCCAGAGGATGGAGTCTCAGATGGCCAAATCTGCAGGATgcatttcttcatggtgttctagaAGAGTACGCGTATATGCAGCAACCCCTGGGTATGAGGATAATAACAAACCATTTCACACATGCATGCTTGATAAGTCTCTCTATGAACAAAAGCAAGCTCCAAGAGCATGGTACTCTCGTTTGAGCTAAAAGTTGCAAACACTTGGTTTTATTCCCTCAAAATCTGATGCATCATTGTTCATTTACAATAAGTCAAACTCCATTATCTTTGTGTTGttttacgttgatgatattattttcaCAAGTTCATCAAATGAGGTAGTGACAATTCTTTTGAAAGAATTTAACCCATAGTTTTCTCTCAACGATCTAGGAGACTTGCACTTCTTTCTTGTATTGACATAAAGAGAAACAAAGGTGGTCTTCTTCTTTCTCAAGGAAAATATGCAATAGATCTTTTGAGCAAGGCTGGATTGCAGGGTTGTAAACCATCACCAACACCACTATTCAGTTCAGAAAAATTGTCTCTTATGGAGtgtctattggggaacgtagtaatttcaaacaaattcgtacgcacacacaggatcatggtgatgcatagcaacgagaggggagagtgtgtccacgtaccctcgtagaccgaaagcggaagcgttatgacaacgcggttgatgtagtcgtacgtcttcacgatccgaccgatccaagtaccgaacgcacggcacctccgagttatgcacacgttcagctcgatgacgtcccacgaactccgatccagcagatctttgcgggagagttccgtcagcacgacggcgtgatgatggtgatgatgatgctaccgacgcagggcttcgcctaagcaccgttacgatatgaccgaggtggattatggtggaggggggcaccgcacacggctaaaagatcaatgatcaattgttgtgtctagaggtgcccccctgcccccgtatataaaggagcaagggggaggccggccggcccttggggcgcgccaaggagggggagtcctcctcctagtaggagtaggagtcccctttcctagtccaactaggaagagggaagggggaaggaaagagagggagagggagagggaaagaggggccgcgcccccctcccctagtccaattcggactcctcatgggagggggcgtgccacctcctgggttgctgccctctctcccctcaggcccactaaggcctaatacttccccggggggttccggtaacccctccggcactccggttttctccgaaatcacccggaacactttcggtgtccgaatatagtcatccaatatatcgatctttacgtatcgaccatttcgagactcctcgtcatgtccgtgatcatatctgggactccgaactacctttggtacatcaaaacacaaaaactcataataccgatcgtcaccgaactttaagcgtgcggaccctacgggttcgagaactatgtagacatgaccgagacacgtttccggtcaataaccaatagcggaacctggatgctcatattggctcctacatattctacgaagatctttatcggtcaaaccgcataacaacatacgttgttccctttgtcatcgatatgttacttgcccgagattcgatcgtcggtatctcaatacctagttcaatctcgttaccggcaagtctctttactcgttccataatgcatcatcccgcaactcactcattagtcacattgcttgcaaggcttatagtgatgtgcattaccgagagggcccagagatacctctccgatatatggagtgacaaatcctaatcttgattcatgccaacccaacaaacaccttcggaaacacttgtagagcatctttataatcacccatttacgttgtgacgtttgattgcacacaaagtgttcctccggatattcgggagttgcacaatctcatagtccgaggaacatgtataagtcatgaagaaagcagtagcaataaaactgtaacgatcacaatgctaagctaatgaatgggtcttgtccatcacatcattctcctaatgatgtgatcatgttcatcaaatgacaacacatgtctatggctaggaaacataaccatctttgatgaacaagctagtcaagtagaggcatactagggacacattgttttgtctatgtattcacacatgtatcaagtttccggttaatacaattctagcatgaataataaacatttatcatgaaataaggaaataaatactaactttattattgcctctagggcatattttctccagtctcccgcttgcactagagtcaataatctagttcacatcgccatgtgatttaacatcaatagttcacatctttatgtggttaacacccatagtttcacatcgacatgtgaccaacacccaaagggtttactagagtcagtaatctagttcacatcgctatgtgattaacacccaaagagtactaaggtgtgatcatgttttgcttgtgagataattttaggcaacgggtctgtcacattgagatccgtaagtattttgcaaatttctatgtgtacaatgctctgcacggagctactctagctaatagctcccactttcaatatgtatctagatcaagacttagagtcatccagatcggtgtcaaagtttgcatcgacgtaactctttacaacgaactctttatcacccccatctgCATGGAttctcttcatgcgctttacaccaatatgacctaaacggcagtgccacaaataagttgcactatcattattaactttgcatcttttggcttcaatattatgaatatgtgtatcactacaatcgagattcaataaaccattcaccttgggtgtatgaccattgaaggttttattcatgtaaacagaacaacaaatattctttgactttaaatgaataaaaatattgcaataaacatgatcaaatcttattcatgcttaacgcaagcaccaaataacatttatttaggttcaacactaatcctgaaagtatagggagtgtgcgatgatgatcatatcaatcttggaactacttacaacacacatcgtcacttcacccttaactagtttctgttcattctgcaacttccgtttcgagttactacttatagcaattgaaccagtatcaaataccgaggggttgctataaacactagtaaagtacacatcaataacatgtataacaaatatacctttgttcactttgccatccttcttatccgccaattacttggggtagtttccgcttccagtgaccagtccctttgcagtagaagcacttagtctcaggcttaggtccagacttgggcttcttcacttgagtagcaacttacttgccgttcttcttgaagttccctttcttccctttaccctttttcttgaaactagtggtcttgtcaaccatcaacacttgatgtttttcttgatttctaccttcgccgattttagcatcgcgaagagcttgggaattgttttcgtcatcccttgcatattatagttcatcactaagttctagtaacttggtgatagtgactagagaactttgtcaattactatcttatctggaagattaactcccacttgattcaagcaattgtagtacccagacaatctgagcacatgctcactggttgagctattctcctccatcttgtaggcaaagtactgtcagaggtctcatacctctcgacacgggcatgagtatgaaataccaatttcaactcttggaacattatgctctgtggcatttcaaaaacgtctttgaagccccaattctaagccgtaaagcatggtgcactaaactatcaagtagtcatcataccgagcttttgtcaaacgttcataacgtctgcatctgctcctgcaatagttctgtcacctagcggtgcattaaggacataatacttctgtgcagcaatgaggttaatcctcagatcacggaccaagtccgcatcattgctactaacatctttcgacttagttttctctaggaacatatcaaaataaaacaggggagctaaacgcgagctattgatctacaacatagatatgctaatactaccaggactaagttcatgataaatttaagttcaattaatcatattacttaagaactcccacttagatagacgtccctctaatcatctaagtgatcacgtgatccaaatcaactaaaccatgtccgatcatcacgtgagatggagtagttttcaatggtgaacatcactatgttgatcatatctactatatgattcacgctcgacctttcggtctcagtgtttcgaggccatatctgcatatgctaggctcgtcaagtttaacccaagtattctgcatgtgcaaaactggcttgcacccattgtagatggacgtagagcttatcacacccgatcatcacgtggtgtctcggcatgacaaactttggcaacggtgcatactcagggagaacacttttatcttgaaatttagtgagagatcatcttataatgctaccgtcaatcaaagcaaaaaaagatgcataaaggataaacatcacatgcaatcaatataagtggtatgatatggccatcatcatcttgtgcttgtgatctccatcttcgaagcaccgtcatgatcaccatcatcaccggcgcgacaccttgatcttcatcgtagcatcgttgtcgtctcgccaactattgcttctacgactatcgctaccgcttagtgataaagtaaagcaattacagggcgattgcattgcatacaataaagcgacaaccatatggctcctgccagttgccgataactcggttacaaaacatgatcatctcatacaataaatatagcatcatgccttaaccatatcacatcacaacatgccctgcaaaaacaagttagacgtcctctactttgttgttgcatgttttacgtggctgctacgggcttagcaagaaccgttcttacctacgcatcaaaaccacaacaatatttcgtcaagttagtgctgttttaaccttcataaggaccgagcgtagtcacactcggttcaactaaagttggagaaactgacacccgccagccacctgtgtgcaaagcacgtcggtagaaccagtctcgcgtaagcgtacgtgtaatgtcggtctaggccgcttcatccaacaataccgccgaaccaaagtatgacatgctggtaagcagtatgacttgtatcgcccacaactcacatgtgttctactcgtgcatataacatctatgcataaacctggctctgatgccactgttggggaacgtagtaatttcaaaaaaattcctacgcacacacaggatcatggtgatgcatagcaacgagaggggagagtgtgtccacgtaccctcgtagaccaaaagcggaagcgttatgacaacgcggttgatgtagtcgtacgtcttcacgatccgaccgatccaagtaccgaacgcacggcacctccgagttctacacacgttcagctcgatgacgtcccacgaactccgatccagcagagctttgcgggagagttccgtcagcacgacggcgtgatgacggtgatgatgatgctaccgatgcagggcttcacctaagcaccactacgatatgaccaaggtggattatggtggagggggcaccgcacacggctaaaagatcaatgatcaattgttgtgtctagaggtgccccctgcccccgcatataaaggagcaaggggggaggccggccggcccttggggcgcgccaaggagtggggagtcctcctcctagtaggagtaggactcccctttcctagtccaactaggaagagggaagggggaaggaaagagagggagagggagaggggaagaggggtcgcgcccccctcccctagtccaattcggactcctcatgggagggggcgcgccacctcctgggctgctgccctctctctcccctcaggcccactaaggcccaatagttccccggggggttccggtaacccctccggcactccggttttctccgaaatcacccggaacacttctggtgtccgaatattgtcatccaatatatcaatatttacgtctcgaccatttcgagactcctcatcatgtccgtgatcatatccaggactccgaactaccttcggtacatcaaaacacaaaaactcataataccgatcgtcaccgaactttaagcgtgcggaccctacaggttcgagaactatgtagacatgaccgagacacgtttccggtcaataaccaatagcggaacctggatggtcatattggctcctacatattctacgaagatctttatcggtcaaactgcataacaacatacgttgttccctttgtcatcggtatgttacttgcccgagattcgatcgtcggtatctctatacctagttcaatctcgttaccggcaagtctctttactcgttccgtaatgcatcatcccacaactaactcattagtcacattgcttgcaaggcttatagtgatgtgcattaccgagagggcccagagatacctctccgatatacggagtgacaaatcctagtcttgattcatgccaacccaacaaacaccttcggaaacacctgtagagcatctttataatcacccatttacgttgtgacgtttgattgcacacaaagtgttcctccggatattcgggagttgcacaatctcatagtccgaggaacatgtataagtcatgcagaaggcagtagcaataaaactgtaacgatcacaatgctaagctaatgaatgggtcttgtccatcacatcattctcctaatgatgtgatcccgttcatcaaatgacaacacatgtctatggctaggaaacataaccatctttgatgaacaagctagttaagtag
This DNA window, taken from Triticum aestivum cultivar Chinese Spring chromosome 1D, IWGSC CS RefSeq v2.1, whole genome shotgun sequence, encodes the following:
- the LOC123182165 gene encoding histone H3.2 → MARTKQTARKSTGGKAPRKQLATKAARKSAPATGGVKKPHRFRPGTVALREIRKYQKSTELLIRKLPFQRLVREIAQDFKTDLRFQSSAVSALQEAAEAYLVGLFEDTNLCAIHAKRVTIMPKDIQLARRIRGERA